In Shewanella sp. MR-4, the genomic stretch GCGTAAACAGATGCTTATCGAACTCGCACTGCTGTTACATCAGAGTGCGATGACAGGGCCAAAGCAAGTGCTGGCCTGTTTGGGCGGCTTTGAAATTGTGCAAATGACGGGGGCCATGCTCGCCGCCGCCGAGCGCAAGATGCTGGTCGTGGTGGATGGTTTTATTGCAACCGCGGCGGCTTTGGTTGCCGTGACTATCAATGCCCATGTGCGGGATTATTTGATTTTTGCCCACCGCTCCGAGGAGCAAGGTCATCAGCGGATGTTGGAACATTTAAAGGCTAAACCATTGTTATCTTTGGGGCTGAGATTAGGCGAAGGCACGGGCGCTGCCTTGGCATTACCGTTAATTCAAGCCGCAGTAAATTTTTACAATCAAATGGCGAGTTTTAGTGATGCCGGGATTGAGGCTGTTGTATGATGTGCCCTGCTAAGTGTCTTATTTAAAATAATAACTTTTAGCTAACCGTTTTAATCTTAAACCTTGCAGCAAGTGTTAATTCACTAAGGATGCTTTATGTCAGAACGCGAAAGCTGGCACAAAGAGATAGATTTGTTTTTAGTGGCCATGGGCTATTTTACCCGCATTCCTATGCCCAAATGGGTTGAGGTCGATGCCGACAAACTCAATAAAGCCAGCCGTTACTTTGGGTTAGTGGGTCTGCTGGTGGGGCTACTCAGTGCCATCGTGTTTTGGCTTACCCAAAACTGGTTGCCCGCCGGCGTGTCTGTACTGCTGTCGATGGTCACAGGCGTGCTGCTCACGGGCGGTTTTCACGAGGACGGTTTAGCCGATACCTTCGATGGTTTCGGTGGCGGTTGGACGGCGGAAGACAAGCTGCGGATCATGAAAGACTCTCGCCTAGGCAGCTACGGCGCCTTGGCTTTGATGCTCGTGCTGATGCTCAAGTGGCAATTATTAGTGGAACTCGCGCTTTATGATCCTGTGGTTGCAGGCTCGGCGATGATAGTCGCCCACACTGTGAGCCGTGTCGTTGCCGCCAGCCTTATCTTTACCGAGAAATACGTGCGCGACGATGAATCCAGTAAATCCAAGCCGTTAGCGCAGCATCAAGGTATTAATGAACTGTTTATTTTGATCGCCAGCGGTGTGTTAGTGCTGTTGGTGCTTAAGGGCATTGCCGCGTTGTCGTTGTTACTGGTGATGATTGGCCTACGCCGTTTGATTGTGGTGATCTTTAGACGCCAAATCGGTGGCTACACGGGTGATACCTTAGGCGCGGCGCAACAGATCTGCGAAATCGTCTGTTACTTCGTGCTGCTCGTTGTGGGTAGCATACTGTGATCCATTTAGTGCTAGGCGGCGCGCGTAGCGGTAAGAGCCGCTACGGCGAAGCCTTAGTGCGCCAGTATACCGCCCTCGGATTTGATGCCTGCTATCTGGCGACTGCACAGGCGCTCGATGCCGAAATGAGCAGTCGCATTCGTTTACATCAGGATGGACGTGCCAAGGATGATATCGACTGGCAACTCGTCGAAGAACCCTTGGCATTAACCGCCAAGCTCAAACACTTAGCCAAACCCGGCCGAGTGATTTTGGTGGATTGTTTAACGCTTTGGCTCACCAATCAACTACTTGCACAAAGCCCCGAGGCCGAGCCCGCCTCAACGGAATCGGACTTTGCCTTGGATTTTGCCAGTTCTCGCCATGAGCCTTTAGAACACTGGCGGCAGCAACGCGCCGATTTTATCCAGACCTTAAGCACCCTTGAGGGCGTAGTGATTTTAATCAGCAATGAGGTCGGCTCTGGCATTGTGCCCTTGGGCGAATTGAGTCGTCAGTTTGTCGATGAGGCAGGTTGGTTAAATCAGGCCGTTGCCGAGGTGGCGGATAATGTGACCTTAGTGGTGGCGGGTCTGCCACTGGTGCTTAAATCCAGCTAAGACAGAGTGTTATCAACGCATTCTTAGTGAGGGAGCGAACCGTTTCCCCGTTAGTTTATTTTCCTCTGTTGAGTGATGTTCTTGCCCATGAATTCAAATAACGCCTCCAACTCCACTTCGGCCTTGTCGCAAAACCAGTTTCAAGGTGTTGCAAGTCAAAGCGAAGCTCAGCATTCAGGTGCAAAAGTGCTTATGGTGCAGGGGACAACCTCGGATGCGGGCAAAAGTACGCTGGTGGCGGGAATATGTCGATTGCTGGCCAGGCAGGGCGTGAAGGTCGCGCCTTTTAAACCGCAGAATATGGCGCTCAATAGCGCAGTGACCATTGATGGCGGCGAGATTGGCCGCGCGCAGGCACTGCAAGCCGCAGCCTGTTTTCTCGCGCCGCACACGGATTTTAATCCCATCCTGCTTAAGCCAAGTTCGGACACGGGCGCGCAGATCATAGTCCACGGCAAAGCCTTAACCACCCTAGAGGCCTCGGCCTTTTTCGGGGAAAAGTCTAAGGATTATAAAGCCATGGCGCTAAATGCCGTGCTGGAATCCTTTGCGCGTTTAGGTCAGCAATACCAAACGATTGTGGTTGAAGGGGCGGGAAGCCCTGCGGAAATCAATCTGCGTGAAGGGGATATCGCCAATATGGGCTTTGCCGAGGCGGTCGATTGCCCGGTGATCATCATTGCCGACATAGATAAAGGCGGGGTATTTGCCCATTTGGTGGGCACCTTAGCACTGCTGTCGCCCTCCGAGCAGGCTAGGGTAAAAGGCTTTGTGATCAATCGCTTTCGTGGCGATATTAGCCTGTTGCAGTCTGGCCTCGATTGGCTCGAGGCCCATACGCAAAAGCCTGTGTTGGGGGTGTTGCCCTATTTGCATGATTTGCATTTAGACGCCGAGGATGCACTTA encodes the following:
- a CDS encoding cobyric acid synthase, producing MNSNNASNSTSALSQNQFQGVASQSEAQHSGAKVLMVQGTTSDAGKSTLVAGICRLLARQGVKVAPFKPQNMALNSAVTIDGGEIGRAQALQAAACFLAPHTDFNPILLKPSSDTGAQIIVHGKALTTLEASAFFGEKSKDYKAMALNAVLESFARLGQQYQTIVVEGAGSPAEINLREGDIANMGFAEAVDCPVIIIADIDKGGVFAHLVGTLALLSPSEQARVKGFVINRFRGDISLLQSGLDWLEAHTQKPVLGVLPYLHDLHLDAEDALIESPTKQAKSRFKVRVLVYPRTSNHTDFDPLRLHPDIDFDYVSLQTQATAQTQEIAADLLILPGSKNVRADLAFLREQGWDKQIAKHLRYGGKLLGICGGYQMLGERIADPMGIEDTLGVSQGLGYLPITTEFKAEKQLRRVTGHLALQGQQVEVKGYEIHCGESQYLTSSDAAKSAPLRLKSESACDQQAEKSFADGCLSDDGQVLGSYLHGLFDSPEACQLVLNWAGLENAQTIDINEIREQQLDRLADVLAEHLDMQKLASIINA
- the cobU gene encoding bifunctional adenosylcobinamide kinase/adenosylcobinamide-phosphate guanylyltransferase → MIHLVLGGARSGKSRYGEALVRQYTALGFDACYLATAQALDAEMSSRIRLHQDGRAKDDIDWQLVEEPLALTAKLKHLAKPGRVILVDCLTLWLTNQLLAQSPEAEPASTESDFALDFASSRHEPLEHWRQQRADFIQTLSTLEGVVILISNEVGSGIVPLGELSRQFVDEAGWLNQAVAEVADNVTLVVAGLPLVLKSS
- a CDS encoding adenosylcobinamide-GDP ribazoletransferase, whose amino-acid sequence is MSERESWHKEIDLFLVAMGYFTRIPMPKWVEVDADKLNKASRYFGLVGLLVGLLSAIVFWLTQNWLPAGVSVLLSMVTGVLLTGGFHEDGLADTFDGFGGGWTAEDKLRIMKDSRLGSYGALALMLVLMLKWQLLVELALYDPVVAGSAMIVAHTVSRVVAASLIFTEKYVRDDESSKSKPLAQHQGINELFILIASGVLVLLVLKGIAALSLLLVMIGLRRLIVVIFRRQIGGYTGDTLGAAQQICEIVCYFVLLVVGSIL